GGCACCCAGTGCGCGGGCGTCGACCGCTTCCTCCACCGCCATCTGCAACTGTTCCTGGACGGACTGCGCGCCCCGGCCCGCTCCGAACTGCCCGGCACCCCGGTGACCGTGGAGGACCTACGGAGGCCCTGCCCGTCCTGAGACCCACCCCTGTCCTGGCCATCGATCCCGAGACCTCAGTCCTGGCCCTCGACTCCGGGACGCCTGTCCTGACCCGCTGAGTTCACGGCCGTCGTCGACGCCGACGACGAGCCGCTACCCCTCGACGCCCTTTTCCGTCACCCGATACCGATCTTTCCGTCACGAAGTCCCGAAGTGGGTATCCCCATGTCCGAAACAGTCGGCACATCCAAAACAGTCGGCACATCCAAGACGTCCGAAACCGACGACGCGCACGCCAACCGCTGGAAAGCGCTCGTCTTCATCGCCCTCGCCCAGCTGATGGTCGTGCTCGACGCGACCATCGTGAACATCGCCCTCCCGTCCGCCCAGCAGGACCTGGGGATATCGGACGGCAACCGCCAGTGGGTCATCACCGCGTACGCGCTGGCCTTCGGCGGTCTGCTCCTCTTCGGCGGCCGTATCTCCGACCTCTGGGGCCGCAAGCGGACCTTCGTCACCGGCCTGATCGGCTTCGCCGGTGCCTCCGCGCTCGGCGGCGCGGCCACCGGTGAGGCGATGATGCTGGGCGCCCGCGCGCTCCAGGGCGCCTTCGGCGCGCTGCTCGCGCCCGCCGCGCTCTCCCTCCTCGCGGTGATGTTCACCGACGCCAAGGAACGCGCCAAGGCGTTCGGCATCTACGGCGCGATCGCCGGTGGCGGCGGCGCCGTGGGCCTGATCCTCGGCGGCTTCCTCACCGAGTACCTGGACTGGCGCTGGACGTTCTACGTCAACATCCCGTTCGCGGTGATCGCCGCGGTCGGCGCGTACTTCGTCATCCGTGAACCGGCGGGCGGCCGCAACCGCTCCCCGCTCGACATCCCCGGCGTGGTCCTGTCCACCCTGGGTCTGGTCAGCCTGGTCTACGGCTTCACGCGGGCCGAGTCCGACGGCTGGGGCGACTCGATGACGATCACCCTGTTCGTCGCCTCCGCGGTGCTGCTCGCGGCCTTCGTGTTCGTCGAGTCCAAGGTCAAGGCCCCGCTGCTGCCGCTGCGCGTGATCACCGAGCGCAACCGTGGCGGTGTCTATCTCTCCCTCGGCCTCGCGATCATCGCGATGTTCGGCCTGTTCCTCTTCCTGACCTACTACCTGCAGATCGTGAAGGGGTACTCCCCGGTCAAGACCGGCTTCGCCTTCCTGCCCATGATCGTGGGCATGATCACCGGCTCGACCCAGATCGGCACCCGGCTCATGACCCGGGTCCCGCCGCGCCTGCTGATGGCCCCGGGCTTCCTGGTCGCCGGCCTCGGCATGCTCCTGCTGACCCAGATGGAGATCGACTCCTCGTACGCCGGTCTGCTCCTGCCGGCCCAGTTGCTGCTCGGCCTCGGTATGGGTACGGCGTTCATGCCGGCGATGTCCCTGGCGACCTACGGTGTCGAGCCGCGTGACGCGGGCGTGGCCTCCGCCATGGTCAACACCTCGCAGCAGGTCGGCGGCGCCATCGGTACGGCCCTGCTGAACACGATCGCCGCGTCCGCCACCACGTCCTACGTCGCGGACCACATCGGTTCGGCCACCTCGAAGCCGGCCGCGCAGCTGGTCCAGCTCCAGGGCATGGTCAACGGCTACACCAGCGCCATCTGGTTCGCCGTGGCCATCCTCGTGGCCTCCGCCGCCATCGCCTTCACCTTCGTCACGACGGGCAAGCCCGACATGACGGCGACCACGGCCGAGGGCGAGGACGCGAGCGAGGTCAAGGTCCCGGTGATCGCCCACTGAGCAGGGAACTCGACGGGCGATGACGGAACGGGGTGGAGCAGGGGCGCGGGAGTCCCTGCTCCACCCCGTGCCCGCCCCGTTCCCACCCCGTGCCTGCCCCGTCCCGTCCCGCCCCGGACGGAAAGGCTTGCAGAGGCCTGCAAAGGCCCGCAAAGGCCCGGAAAGGTTCTTCTAACGCAGCCAGGGCAGGTCCGCGCCCGCCTCGGTCGGCTGAAGTCCCTCCGCGACGATCTCCATGATCTCGCCGAGGGCTTTCTGCTGTTCCGGCGACAAACGGTCGAACAGCGCCTGCCGCACCGCCGTTACATGCCCGGGCGCGCTCTTGGACAGCATCTCGAACCCGCCGTCCGTGAGGACCGCGAACTGGCCCCGCTTGTCCACGGGGCAGTTCTCGCGCCGCACCCAGCCGTTCTTCTCCAGCCGGGCCACGGCGTGCGACAGGCGTGATCGCGTGATCTTCGTCTGCATCGCCAGCTCCGTCATCCGCAGCCGCCGCTGCGGCGCCGAGGACAGCACCACGAGCAGGTGATAGTAGAGGTGCGGCATGCCCGCGTCGCGCTGCAACTGGCGGTCGAGATGGTCTTCGAGCAGGGTCTTGGCGTGCACGTAGGCGAGCCAGGTGCGCTGCTCCTCGTCAGTGAGCCAGCGGGGTTCTTCGTCGGCGGATGCGGTCTTCATGCCCCCACTGTACGAGGCCTTCCTTGAAATTTGAACTATAGAGATGTAAGGTGAAACAACAAATATTGAGACTTCAACTACTGGGGAGTCGGGAGAGGTCTCAAGCGCCTGGCGTGCCGGGCGCGACCAAGGAGACAGAAGCGACCGCCGGGCCCGCCGAGGCGTGTGTGTCGTGTGCGTCGCGCATGTGTTGAGGGAGTCACCCCTATGTCCGCCACCACCGAGCGCATGCCCGCCCTGTACCTGAGCCACGGGGCCCCGCCGCTCGCCGACGATCCGATCTGGCCCGGCGAACTCGCCGGCTGGGCCGCGACCCTGCCCCGCCCCAAGGCGGTCCTCATGGTCTCCGCCCACTGGGAGGAGGCCCCCCTCGCCCTGGGCGCGGTCTCCACCGTCCCCCTGGTCTACGACTTCTGGGGCTTCCCCGAGCACTACTACAGGGTCCAGTACGGCGCCCCGGGCGCCCCCGAGCTGGCGGCCTCGGTCCGCAAGCTGCTCCAGGCCCCCGGCACCCCCGTCCAGGACATCCCGGACCGGGGCCTCGACCACGGCGCGTACGTGCCCCTCGTCGAGATGTACCCCGACGCCGACATCCCGGTCCTGCAGATCTCCATGCCGACCCTGGACCCGCTGAAGCTGATGGACGTCGGCCGCAAACTCGCCCCCCTGCGCGACGAGGGTGTGCTGATCATCGGCTCCGGCTTCTTCACCCACAACCTCGCCGCCCTGAGGCAGCCCGGCGTCCCCACCTGGTCCACCGAGTTCGACGACTGGGGCCACCGCGCCCTGGAGTCCCGGGACTGGGACGCCCTCCTCGACTTCCTCCACAAGTCCCCGGCCGGACAGCTGGCCCACCCCCGCACGGAGCACTTCGCCCCCCTCTTCGTCACGATGGGCGCGGCCGAGGCCGCCGGGGAGCTCGACGCCCAGAAGTCGGTGATCGACGGCTTCTGGATGGGCCTGGCGAAGAGGTCGGTGCAGTTCGGCTGACCCCGCGGGCACGGGGGTCGGCCGACCCGCGAGCGCGGGTGCGGGCCCGGGTCGCTCACCTGACGGGCCCGGGTCGCTTACCTGACAGGTCATCGACCCGGGCCCGTACGCCTGCCAGGCTCGACGGCGTACGCAGCCCGACCGACCCGACCGACCGGAGGGACCCGCATGCCCGCCTACGCCATCGCCCATCTGAAGGACGCCGCCCCGCATCCGGAGATCGCCGAGTACATCGAGCGCATCCCCGCCACCTTCGAGCCGTACGGCGGACGCTTCCTCGTGCACGTCACCCCGCACGAGGTGAAGGAGGGGAGCTGGCCCGGGGCCGTCGTGGTGATCGGCTTCCCCGGTATCGACGAGGCGCGCGGCTGGTGGGACTCGCCCGCCTACCAGGAGATCGCCCCCCTGCGCGCACGCCACATCGAGGGCGACATCATCCTGGTCGAAGGGGTACCCGCGGGCTATGACCCGCGCGCCACCGCGAAGGTCATGAGGGAGGCCCTGGCCGCCGAGCGGTGAGCCCGGAGGTCCTACAGCCCCTTCTCGTACCAGGCGACATCCCAGTACCGCCCGAACTTCCGCCCGACCTCGCGATAGGTGCCGACGTGCCGGAACCCGAAGCGCTCGTGCAGCCGGGTCGACGGCACGTTCGGCTGGGCGATGCCGGCGTAGGCGCGATGCACGTCCTCGTCGGCGAGCGCCTCGAACAGCGCCTTGTACAGCAGCGTGCCCACGCCCCGGCCGCCCGCCTCCGGGGCGAGGTACACCGACACCTCCACCGAGGTGTCGTACGCCTGTTTAGCGCGAAACGGGCTGCTCGTGGCGTACCCCAGAATCCGCTGTGAACCCGTCTCGGCGGCAACCATCAGACGATGCCGTCCGTCTTCAAGGTGGGAGAGCAGCCAAGGGCGGCGCTCTTCCGGGGTGAAGACAGCGGTATCGAATGTGATGGGCGTCTCACGGATGTAGTGGTTGTAGATGTCGGTGAGAGCGGCGAGGTCGGTCTCGACTCCTGGTCTGACCTGCACCTCTGCGGACTCCGCTGACATCACGCCTCCTCCTGTGGCGGCACAGGGTACTGCAAGATCAGAAAAATAGTGGGATGGGTTGGGAATTCTGTCCTGATTCCAGTCGTTGTTTCCTTCGGAAGCAGGGCACTCGGGAGAGTGTCCGAGCGGCCGCATCACGACCCACGTAGGACCAGATACGACCCTGCCAGCCCACCATCGCAAGGGAGCACGCATGGCAACCCGTGCCGTCGCCGCTCGTCGTTCGTCCGCCTCCGGCCGGACCGACGCGGCTCGCAGCGTTCGCGCCTCTGGCGGCGAGATCGCCGACCGCGACCTGGTCGGCATGTACCTCGACGAGATCGCGCGCACACCGCTGCTCGACGCCGCCAAGGAAGTCGAGCTGTCCCAGATCATCGAGGCGGGTGTGTTCGCGCAGCAGATCCTCGACGGCGAGGAGGAGCCCAGGGCGGACGCCACCCGCGACGAGCTCGAAGCCCTCGTCGCCGACAGCGAGCGGGCCAAGGACGTCTTCATCCGTTCGAACCTGCGCCTCGTCGTGGCTGTCGCCCGGCGGTACCCGCGCAGCGGCCTGCCCCTGCTCGACCTGATCCAGGAGGGGAACGCCGGCCTGGTCCGCGCGGTGGAGAAGTTCGACTACCGCAAGGGCTTCAAGTTCTCGACGTACGCCACCTGGTGGATCCGTCAGGCCATCACCCGTTCGATAGCGGACCAGTCGCGCACCATCCGGCTGCCCGTCCACCTCGTGGAGGAGCTGGGCCGGATCCGCCGTGTGCAGCGCGAGTTCAACCGCGAGCACGGGCGCGACCCCGAGCCCGCCGAGATCGCCGCCGAGCTCGGTTCCAACGCGGACCGCGTCAGCGACGTCCTCGACTGGGCCCGTGACCCGGTCTCGCTGAACATGTCGGTGGACGACGACGGCGACACCCAGTTCGGCGACCTCCTGGAGGACACCTCCGCGGTCTCGCCCGAGCAGTCCGTGCTGACGCTGCTGCGCAGCGAGGAGCTGGACGGTCTCATCGGGCGCCTCGACCAGCGCACCGCGTCCATCATCAAGATGCGGTACGGCATCGAGGACGGCCGCGAGCGCACGCTCACCGAGGTCGGCAAGGAGCACGGTCTCACCCGTGAGCGGATCCGCCAGATCGAGAAGCACGCCCTGCTCGAACTGAAGAAGCTCGCCCGCGACACCGGCTTCGACGCCGCCGCCTGATCCAGCCCGGGCACCGACCAGGGCCCCGTAACGGCCCGCCCTCCTGGGGCCGCCACGGGGCCCGGCCCGGCCTACCGCCGTACGCCGCCCACCCCGGCCGTACGCCGACCGCAGCCCCCGGTCGTACGTCGGCCACGCCTTGACCGCACGTCACCCACACTCTTGGTCGTACTCTGGCCGCCGATTGGTCGTAGTGCACCGCTACTTGGCCGTACTACGCCGCTACTTGGCCGTACTACGTCGCTTCAACTCCCCGTTCCCGGGGCACAAGACTTCCGGGCCGACTTCACCGGCCCGGAGCCGTGCGGCCCGGGACCCGGAGTTCGACCGCCGCGACCGCAGTCATCCGAAGCCGAGTCCCGACGCTCTCCCCCCAGCGCCGGGACTCTCCCAGAGCCGGGCTTCGGCGCCTCCCCCCTGGCGCCGAAGCCCGGCTCGATTTCCGGGGGCCGCTCGCGCTGGCGCTGGCGCTGGCGCTGGCGCTGCCGCCGGCTGCCGCCACCGTTGCCGCCCCGCACGCCGACGGGCCACCCCGGACCTGAACCCCGGGGTGACCCGAACGGCAGATTGTGCCACAGAGTCCCACTCCGCCGGAGGCCCCGCGACGGCCGTCCCCGCACGTCAGAGGCACCGTAGGCACCGTAGGCGCCGTTCACCCGTGCCTCACCCTTCGGCGTCTCCCGCCGCCCGTGCCAGTCGGGCCCCCAACTCCCTTACGTACCCCACCAGTTCCGGTGGCCGATGCACCGTGAAATCGCAGTCGACCACCGCGAGCCGGACCGCCAGCCACTCCACGGAGTCCCCGACGGAGGCCCGCAACCGGCAGCTGTGCTCGTCGACGGGCTCGGGCGTACCGAACCACCGGGGCAGCCGGGCCGCGATGAACTCGGCCGGCGCGGCGAAGGTGACGTCGCACTCGTACGTCTCCTGCCGCCGGTACATCGACTGCTTCAGATACTCCTCCGCACTCCCCGTCGGCAGCTCGCGCGGCGTGAACCGGGCGCCCGTGGCGAAGGGCTCCTCGACCCGGTCCACCCGGAAGGTCCGCCAGTCGGCGCGGTCGAGGTCGTACGCGACGAGATACCAGCGGCGCCCGGTCGAGACGAGCCGGTACGGCTCGCAGTGGCGTCGCGAGTCCGTCCCGTCGCCGGAGCGGTAGGCGAACCGCAGCCGCTCGTGCCCCGCCACCGCCGAGGCCATCACGGTCAGTGTCTCGGGCGTGACGGTCGCCCCGTCACCGCTGGTCAGGGGAGTGGTGGCGGCCTGCAACGTGGAGACCCGGTGGCGCAGCCGCGACGGCAGCACCTGTTCCAGCTTGGCGAGCGCCCGTACGGACGCCTCGTCCACCCCCTCGACCGCGTGCCCGGCCCCGGCCCGCAGCCCCACGGCGATCGCCACGGCCTCCTCGTCGTCCAGCACGAGCGGCGGCATGGCCTTCCCCGCCACCAGCCGATAGCCGCCGTCGGCCCCCATCGTCGCCTGCACCGGGTAGCCGAGCTCCCGCAGCCGGTCGATGTCCCGGCGCACCGTACGCCGGGACACCCCGAGCCGTTCGGAGAGTTCACCCCCGGGCCACTCGCGGGGTGTCTGGAGGAGGGAGAGGAGTTGGAGGAGCCGCGCCGGCGTGTCCGTAGTCATGCCCCCGAGCATGCCGGAGAAGTAGGACACGATCTGGCCTATTGGCCCTCTAGGTTTCCCTGTATGACCTCGACAACGAGCGCCCTGAAGGGGCGCGGGACTGATGCGTCCGCGACTCCGGTACGTGGGCGCGATCAGTCACAAGCAACCGTCGGCGACCCGACCACGGTCCCGGCCACGGAGACGGCGCTCCCCGCACCCCAGGACTCCGACCGCCGCCGCTGGATCGCCCTCGCCGTCGTCATGACGGCCGCCTTCATGGACCTCGTCGACGTCACCATCGTCAACATCGCCGTCCCCTCCATCCAGCGAGGCGAACTCGCCACGTTCAGCCAGATCCAGTGGATCACCGCCGGCTACGCCCTCGCCTTCGCCGCGGGCCTCGTCACCGGCGGCCGGCTCGGCGACATCCACGGCCGACGCCGGATCTTCCTCCTCGGCATCGGCGGCTTCACGCTCGCCTCCGCGCTGTGCGGTCTCGCCGCGAACCCGGAGATGCTGGTGGCGGCGAGGATCGCGCAGGGCGCGACCGCCGCGCTGATGGTGCCGCAGGTGCTGTCGATCGTGCACGCGACCTTCCCCGCCCACGAACGCGGCAAGGTCTTCGGGCTGTTCGGCGCGATCGTGGGGCTCGGCGCGGTCTCCGGCCCCCTGCTCGGCGCCCTGCTCATCGAGTGGAACCCGCTCGGTCTCGAATGGCGGGCGATCTTCCTGATCAACCTGCCGGTCGGCGTCGCGGGCATGGTCCTGGGCCGCCGTTTCATCACCGAGTCCAAGGCCCCGCAGGCCCTGAAACTGGACCTCGTCGGCGTCGCGCTCGTCACCGGCGGGCTGCTGATGCTGCTCTACCCGCTCACCCGGGGCCACGAGACGGGCTGGCCGCTGTGGGGCCACGTCTCGATGGCGGGCTCGCTCGGCGTGTTCGCGGCGCTGGTGGCGTACGAGCGGCGCAAGTCGGCGCGTGACGGATCCCCGCTGATCGAACTGTCCCTGTTCCGGGTGAAGAGCTTCGCGGCCGGTATCGCCGTCCAGACCGTGTTCGGCATCGCCCTCGGCGTCTTCTTCCTCGTCTGGACCCTCTACCTCCAGACCGGCCTCGGCTGGAGCGTCCTGAAGGCCGGCCTCACCGGCATCCCGTTCTCCCTCGCCGTGTCGGTCGCGGCCGGGCTGTCCGTCCAGAAACTCGTCCCGCGCTTCGGCCGCAAGGTCCTCCAGGCGGGCGCGCTGCTGATGGCGGCCGGTGTGCTCCTCTACCTGGCGGAGTCCGAACGGTACGGCCTCGCCATCACCCCCTGGCAGATGGCGCTCCCGCTGACCGTGATGGGCGCGGGCATGGGGCTCATCGTCGCCCCGCTGACCGACGCGATCCTCTCCGGGGTGCCGCGTGAGCACGCCGGTTCCGCGTCCGGGCTGATCAGCACGGTCCAGCAGATGGGCAACGCCCTCGGGCTCGGTCTGGTCGCCGTGGTCTTCTTCGGCGTCATGGACGACCGTCCGGCGCCGTCCGACCTCGGCCCCGCCTACGTCGACGCCTTCGAGTACGCGCTCGGCTGGGTGGCTGCGGTCCTGATCGCGATCTTCCTGCTGATGTTCGCCCTGCCGGGACGTTCCGCAGCGGACGCGGACGCGGACGCGGGCGAGCGCGAGGGGACCGATGAGTCGGCCGTCGCGGCCGACTAGACCGGTCGGCGCGCGAGTGGGGCCCCGTACCTTCGTGGGTGCGAGGCCCCACTCGCGCGCCGTATGGGCGCGCCGGAGGCCTCCTGACGCCCGATCATGTCCGAGTCGGCCCGAGTGTTGCCCGAACCTGTTTACTTTTTGGAAATCCGGGCGTAGCCTCCGAGCGAAACCACAGAATCGGGCATCAGTCGGAGGCGAACGGACATGTACGCACCGGAGCGGCAGCAGGAGATCCTCCGGCTCGCCCGTGACGGCGGCCGGGTGGACGTGGTGTCGCTGGCGGAGGAGTTCCAGGTCACGGCCGAGACGATCCGCCGCGACCTGAAGGCCCTCGACCGCGCCGGCCTCGTCCAACGGGTGCACGGCGGCGCGATCCCCGCAGGCCGCCTGGACTTCGAGCCCGACCTCGCCGAACGCGAGGGCACCGCGACCGACCAGAAGGACCGCATCGCACAGGCCGCCCTCGCCGAACTCCCGAACGACGGCACGGTCCTCCTCGACGCCGGTACGACGATCGCACGCCTCGCCGCCGCCATCCCGCTGGAGGCCACGCTCACCGCGGTCACGCACAGCCTGCCGATCGCCGCCCGCCTCGCCGACCACCCCGGCATCCAGCTCCACCTCGTCGGCGGTCGCGTCCGCCACCGCACCCGCGCCGCCGTGGACGCCTGGGCGCTCCGGGCCTACGGCGAGATCCGCGCCGACGTCCTCTTCGTGGCCGCCAACGGGTTCTCCACCGACCACGGCCTGACCACCCCCGACCTCGCCGAGGCCGCCGTGAAACGGGCGGCGCTGACCGCCGCCCGCCGCGTGGTGCTGCTCGCCGACTCCTCCAAGCACGGCCAGGAGCACTTCGCCCGCTTCGGCGACCTGAGCGACGTGGACCTGCTGATCACCGACACCGGCCTGAGCCCCGAGGACGCACTCGCCATCGAACGCGAGGGCACCGAAGTGCTGCGCGTCCCCGGCACCGAGTCCCCCGGCGGGAGCCACGGCGCAACCCGCGGTCGGACCGACGGCCGGTCCGACGGCCGACCCGACGGCCAGACCGACAGCCGGACCGCCGACGCGATCAACGGTCCGACCGACGGCCGGAAAGAACACCTCTCATGATCCTCACCGTCACCCCCAACCCCTCCCTCGACCGCACCTACGAGGTCCCCTCCCTCGACCGCGGCGAGGTCATCCGGGCCACCGGCGAACGCATGGACCCGGGAGGCAAGGGCGTCAACGTCTCCCGAGCGGTCGCCGCCGCGGGACGCCGCACCGTGGCCGTACTGCCGCTCGGCGGCGCGCCGGGCGCACTGGTCGCGGACCTGCTCGACGCACAGGGCATCGAGGTCGCACGCGTGACGGTGGCCGGGGCGACCCGTTCCAACATCGCCCTCGCCGAGGCGGACGGTGTCCTGACGAAGATCAACGCGCCCGGCCCCGAGCTCTCGGCCGCCGAGCGGGAACTCCTCCTGGAGACCGTCCACGCCCAGTCCGCCGACGCCTCCTGGATCGCCTGCTGCGGCAGCCTCCCGCGCGGCCTCGCCCCCTCCTGGTACGCCGAACTCGTCGCCCGCGCCCACGCCGCCGGCGCCCGCATCGCCCTGGACACCTCCGGCCCGGCCCTCCTCGCCGCGCTCCGCGAACGCCCCGACGTGGTCAAGCCCAACGCCGAGGAACTCGCCGAAGCGGTGGGCCGCCCCCTCGCCACCGTCGGCGACGCCGTCAAGGCCGCCGAGGAACTCCGCGAGATGGGCGCCGCCGCGGTACTGGCCAGCCTCGGCGCCGACGGACAACTCCTCGTCAACGCCTCCGGAGCCTGGTTCGGCACCGCCCGCGTCGACGCCGTCCGCAGCAACGTCGGCGCCGGCGACTCCTCCCTCGCCGGCTTCCTCATCGCCGGCGGCCACGGCCCCGAAGCCCTCGCCTCGGCCGTGGCCCACGGAGCCGCCGCCGTCCAGCTCCCGGGCAGCGTCATGCCGACCCCCGGCGACCTCGACCCGGCAGCGGTGACGGTGACGGCGGAGGTTCCGGCGGACCGTGCGCTGAGGGAGCCGGTGTCATGAGAGCCGTGAGCGGACGCCCGCGAACGAACCTTCGTTTTTCCTTACCCCTAGCCCCCCTTCTCCCCCTCCCCACCCTCCCTTGGTCGGCCCCCGAGGCCCACGCCCCCCACACTTCCGTCCCCACCCCCGCCCACCCCAGCACCCGGGCGATACGCGTGCGAAGGAGCCCGCGATGAGCGAGATGATCACCGCGGACCTGGTCGACCTCGACCTGTCCGCCGATACGAAGGAAGCGGCGGCGCGTGCCCTCGCCGAGCGCATGGTGGCGAAGGGCCGGGTCACCGACCTGGACGGCTTCCTGGCCGACGTCGCGGCCCGTGAGGCACAGATGCCGACCGGCCTCGACGGCGGCATCGGCATCCCGCACTGCCGCAGCGAGCACGTCACCGAGCCGACCCTCGCCTTCGGCCGCAGCGCGGCCGGCGTCGACTTCGGCGCACCCGACGGCCCCGCCGACCTGATCTTCCTGATCGCCGCCCCGGCGGGCGCGGACGACGCGCACCTGACGATCCTCTCCTCCCTCGCCCGCCAGCTGATGAACACCGACTTCACGGACGCGCTGCGCGCCGTGGACGACGCGGCCCGCGCCGCCGCCCTGATCCGGGGCGACGCCGCGACCGACGGCACCGAGAGCGGCGAAGCCACCGAGGGCACCGAAGACTCCGCGGCGGCGTCGGGCGGAACGGCCTCCCCCGACGCCGCCGCGGGCAGCACACCCCCGGCGACACCCGCCCCGGCGACCCCGGCCCCGACGACGCCCGAAGCGGCGGCCCCCGCCGAGGCCCGTCCCTTCCGCATCGTCGCCGTCACCTCCTGCCCCACCGGCATCGCGCACACCTACATGGCCGCCGAATCGCTGGAGAACGCCGGCCGCGACGCCGGTGACGTCGAGATCGTCGTCGAGACACAGGGTTCGGCCGGCTTCACCCGCCTCGACCCGGCCGTCATCGCCGCCGCCGACGGCGTGATCTTCGCCCACGACGTCCCCGTACGGGAGAAGGACCGGTTCGCCGGGAAGCCCACCGTCGACGTCGGTGTGAAGGCGGGCATCAACCGCCCCGCCGAACTGATCTCCGAGGTCCGCGGCAAGGCCGAACGCGGTGAGACCACGGCCGCCGCCCGCCCCGGCACCCCCGTCGACCGCGCCGGCGACTCCGGCGACGGCTACGGCACCAAGCTGCGCAAGTGGCTGATGTCCGGCGTGAGCTACATGGTCCCGTTCGTCGCCGCGGGCGGTCTCCTCATCGCCCTCGGCTTCGCGATCGGCGGCTGGGAGATCAACAACGCCAAGCCGGTCACCGAACACTTCGACTGGCTCCAGGTCGACAGCTGGGCCGCCCTGCTGTTCCAGATCGGCGCCG
The DNA window shown above is from Streptomyces akebiae and carries:
- a CDS encoding PTS fructose transporter subunit IIABC: MSEMITADLVDLDLSADTKEAAARALAERMVAKGRVTDLDGFLADVAAREAQMPTGLDGGIGIPHCRSEHVTEPTLAFGRSAAGVDFGAPDGPADLIFLIAAPAGADDAHLTILSSLARQLMNTDFTDALRAVDDAARAAALIRGDAATDGTESGEATEGTEDSAAASGGTASPDAAAGSTPPATPAPATPAPTTPEAAAPAEARPFRIVAVTSCPTGIAHTYMAAESLENAGRDAGDVEIVVETQGSAGFTRLDPAVIAAADGVIFAHDVPVREKDRFAGKPTVDVGVKAGINRPAELISEVRGKAERGETTAAARPGTPVDRAGDSGDGYGTKLRKWLMSGVSYMVPFVAAGGLLIALGFAIGGWEINNAKPVTEHFDWLQVDSWAALLFQIGAVAFGFLIPVLAGYIAYGMADRPGLVPGFVGGMIAANINAGFLGGLAAGLIAGGVVLGIQRIKIPPVLRGIMPVVVIPLVSSMIVGFLMLIVIGKPIAEAQKSMTDWLSGLSGSNAILLGVLLGLMMCFDLGGPVNKVAYAFATAGIAVQDPSDSAMKIMAAVMAAGMVPPLGMALATTIRKKLFTTAERENGKAAWVLGASFISEGAIPFAAADPLRVIPASMAGGAVTGALAMAFGSTLRAPHGGIWVTPLIGKPFLYLLAIAIGTAVTAGLVIVLKGMRKTQPGAAPQSAPAATAETKEPVAA